Proteins encoded by one window of Campylobacter concisus:
- a CDS encoding ABC-type transport auxiliary lipoprotein family protein codes for MRNLIFLAAAFLFFGCSLKTDVPVATMYEIHYSNKECSAENKQKELKNVFIENVSALDMVDTRKILIVAENNKIRYLSDAKFVSEPSEMVYKSLVKGLYSNCAAKPIFSPNAKDLRLKVSIISLQIRGDKAEVSLAYELFNTNTSLKSGMITKEIFCPDPSSSTIFDTINKATNLAIDTLISEIIS; via the coding sequence TAAAGACCGACGTGCCAGTGGCAACTATGTATGAAATTCACTACTCAAACAAAGAATGCTCGGCTGAAAATAAGCAAAAAGAGCTAAAAAATGTATTTATCGAAAATGTGAGTGCTCTTGATATGGTTGATACTAGAAAAATTTTGATTGTGGCTGAAAATAACAAAATCAGATACCTAAGTGATGCTAAATTTGTCTCTGAGCCAAGTGAAATGGTTTATAAATCGCTTGTAAAAGGGCTTTATTCAAACTGTGCTGCTAAGCCGATATTTTCACCAAATGCAAAAGATCTTAGACTAAAAGTAAGCATTATCTCTCTTCAAATAAGAGGTGACAAGGCCGAAGTTTCGCTAGCTTATGAGTTATTTAATACAAATACTTCGCTAAAATCAGGCATGATCACAAAAGAAATTTTCTGCCCAGATCCAAGCTCAAGTACTATTTTTGATACGATAAATAAGGCTACAAATTTAGCAATCGACACACTTATCTCTGAAATAATCTCTTAA